A portion of the Malania oleifera isolate guangnan ecotype guangnan chromosome 3, ASM2987363v1, whole genome shotgun sequence genome contains these proteins:
- the LOC131151676 gene encoding pentatricopeptide repeat-containing protein At3g06430, chloroplastic has translation MASISLSLSSSFLPSPLPPDRSYHNKLRSREDSIARVFYCAFASPARNTIVSSSPSSSSSAVAPPQKRHWKEGEFPGTSVASRPTQGKKRAPLKRVKKKLDRKKAAKAWVNTVTEALSDRILNKQWLEALEVFEMLKEQPFYQPKEGTYMKLLVLLGRSGQPHRARQLFDTMVEEGCEPTSELYTALLAAYCRNNLIEEAFSILDLMKTLPLCQPDVFTYSTLIKACVDASRFELVESLYEQMKERLIAPNTVTQNIVLSGYGKAGKYDQMEKVLLGMLESTTCKPDVWTMNIIISIFGNKGQIEPMERWYEKFRNFGIQAETRTFNILIGAYGKKRMYDKMSSVMEYMRKLSFPWTTSTYNNVIEAFSDAGDANNMEYTFDQMRAEDMKADTKTFCCLIKGYANAGLFHKVVSTAELAGKLEVPENTSFYNAVISACAKAEDLVEMERVFKRMKDKHCPPNSETYSVMVEAYRKEGMHDKIFELEQEKEKVVANGPSS, from the exons ATGGCGTCcatatctctctccctctcttcttctttccttccCTCTCCTCTTCCACCGGACAGGAGCTACCATAACAAGCTCAGGTCCCGGGAAGACTCCATTGCTAGGGTTTTCTACTGCGCATTCGCTTCTCCTGCGCGAAACACCAtcgtttcttcttctccttcttcttcttcttccgcgGTTGCTCCTCCTCAGAAAAGACACTGGAAGGAAGGCGAATTCCCTGGGACGTCAGTGGCATCAAGGCCTACGCAGGGGAAGAAACGCGCGCCCTTAAAGAGAGTTAAGAAGAAGTTGGACCGCAAGAAAGCAGCCAAGGCCTGGGTTAACACCGTCACCGAAGCCTTGTCCGATCGCATCCTCAACAAACAGTGGCTCGAAGCCCTTGAG GTATTTGAGATGCTCAAGGAGCAACCCTTTTATCAGCCAAAAGAAGGGACTTACATGAAACTCCTGGTTCTGCTTGGAAGATCTGGCCAGCCCCACCGTGCCCGTCAGCTTTTTGACACAATGGTTGAAGAAGGATGCGAACCCACCTCTGAACTTTACACAGCCTTGCTCGCAGCTTATTGTCGGAACAATCTCATTGAAGAAGCATTCTCAATCCTTGACCTGATGAAGACCCTCCCACTTTGTCAGCCTGATGTTTTCACATACAGTACCCTGATTAAGGCTTGTGTTGATGCTTCTCGTTTTGAATTGGTTGAGTCCCTCTATGAACAAATGAAGGAGCGTCTTATAGCTCCAAACACTGTCACACAAAACATAGTGTTGAGTGGCTATGGGAAGGCAGGGAAATATGACCAGATGGAGAAGGTGTTGCTGGGGATGCTCGAAAGCACTACATGCAAACCTGATGTCTGGACAATGAACATTATTATTAGCATATTTGGTAACAAGGGTCAGATTGAACCTATGGAGAGATGGTATGAGAAATTTCGGAATTTTGGAATTCAGGCGGAAACACGCACTTTTAATATTCTTATAGGTGCCTACGGGAAAAAACGAATGTATGACAAGATGTCGTCAGTGATGGAGTACATGCGGAAGCTTTCTTTTCCTTGGACTACATCAACTTACAATAATGTGATTGAGGCTTTTTCGGATGCAGGGGATGCAAACAACATGGAGTACACATTTGATCAGATGCGTGCTGAAGATATGAAAGCAGATACCAAGACATTCTGCTGTCTTATTAAGGGGTATGCCAATGCTGGCCTCTTCCATAAGGTGGTAAGTACTGCTGAGTTGGCTGGGAAGCTTGAGGTACCTGAGAACACCTCGTTTTATAATGCAGTTATCTCTGCATGTGCAAAGGCAGAGGATTTGGTGGAGATGGAGAGAGTTTTTAAGCGTATGAAAGACAAGCATTGTCCACCAAATTCTGAGACTTACAGTGTCATGGTGGAGGCATATAGAAAGGAAGGCATGCATGACAAAATCTTTGAATTGGAGCAGGAGAAAGAGAAGGTGGTTGCTAATGGTCCTTCAAGCTAG
- the LOC131151674 gene encoding pleiotropic drug resistance protein 3-like — MDLTGYGMDGRSLSYRSSSYGESRSRRDEDDEELALQWAAIERLPTVHRLRTSLFDPNHDNKAPAAAANSSNKGLSTTDVSKLSSLQRQLFVEKLIRQIENDNLRLLHKLRKRIDRVGLELPTVEVRYENLSVEAKCEVVEGKPLPTLWNTVKSELSGLKRLIPFSTTDAKISILKDVSGVLKPSRLTLLLGPPGCGKTTFLTALAGKVNPSLKVTGGITYNGYKLDEFVPEKTAAYISQYDLHIPEMTVREAIDFSARCQGVGDRAEVMMEISRREKEAGIVPDPDIDTYMKAISVEGQEQTLQTDYVLKILGLDICADIMVGDAMRRGISGGQRKRLTTGEMIVGPTKALFMDEISTGLDSSTTFQIVTCLQQLVHITDATALVALLQPAPETFDLFDDVILMAEGKIVYHGPRGDALKFFEDCGFKCPGRKGAADFLQEVISRKDQAQYWYRTDLPYNYVTVDQFCAMFKSSTVGKKLQEELSKPNNKSQFHSNALSFHVYALGKWELFKACMDRELLLIKRNAFVYIFKTTQLVIIACLTMTVFIRSRMAVDLVHANYYMGVLFYTLVRLMTNGISELSLTISRLPVFYKQRDFYLYPAWAFSIPASMLKVPFALLESFLWTAVTYYVIGYDPQVSRFFRQFLLLFALHQASSTMCRFIASVCQTLVVATSNAFLVQVLTFLFGGYIIPRTELPSWLKWGFWVTPMSYGEIGISVNEFLAPRWQKVQMGNSTLGRAILTNHGLDFEDYMYWVSVGALFGFMILFDIGFALALTYLNPPGTSRAIISKKKLAELTEDSSRHVHVHVENAPTVAAASQTVAETRNGRMVLPFEPLAISFKDVQYFVDTPPEMRERGFHEKKLQLLHDITGAFRPGVLTALMGASGAGKTTLMDVLCGRKTGGTIEGDIRIGGYPKVQKTFARIAAYCEQTDIHSPQVTVKESVIFSAWLRLSQEIDRGTKARFIEEVIETVELDDIKDSLVGIPGQTGLSTEQRKRLTIAVELVSNPSIIFMDEPTSGLDARAAAIVMRAVKNVVGTGRTTVCTIHQPSIDIFEAFDELILMKRGGLIIYSGILGTHSNKLIQYFESIPGVPKIKDNYNPATWMLEVSSTSMEAELGVDFADIYNESSLCRETLEVVKELSEPPPGSRDLHFPSRFPQSGWEQFKACFWKHSLSYWRSPKYNVVRFVFMIAIAILFAAVFWQKAGKINNEQDLSIILGSMYIAVIFLGISNCSMVLPYVDIERTVLYREKFAGMYSSRAYTLAQVAIEVPYVLVQAFLYVAITYPTMGYAWSAYKVFWFFYATFCTFLYFTYLGMLMMSVSPNVLVASILSTAVYTILNLYSGFLMPGPKMPKWWVWLYWICPTAWSLNGLLTSQYGDEDRVVTIFGEPKTISAFLEDYYDFRHDRLGLVAVVLIIIPVVFACLFARSIAKLNFQKR; from the exons atggaTCTGACGGGGTATGGAATGGATGGGAGAAGTTTAAGCTACAGGAGCAGTTCATACGGGGAGTCGCGGAGTAGACGGGATGAGGACGACGAGGAGCTGGCTCTCCAGTGGGCGGCCATCGAGAGGCTCCCCACCGTCCATCGCCTCCGCACCTCCCTCTTCGATCCTAATCACGACAACAAAGCCCCAGCGGCGGCAGCAAATAGTAGTAATAAGGGATTGAGTACTACGGATGTGAGCAAGCTGAGCTCTCTCCAGCGCCAGCTCTTCGTCGAGAAGCTCATCAGACAGATCGAGAACGACAATCTCCGCCTCCTCCACAAGCTCCGCAAACGCATCGACAG AGTGGGACTGGAGTTGCCGACGGTGGAGGTGAGGTACGAGAACCTGAGCGTGGAAGCCAAGTGCGAGGTCGTCGAAGGGAAGCCCCTCCCCACGCTATGGAACACCGTCAAATCCGAATTATCT GGGTTGAAGAGGTTGATTCCGTTCAGTACCACAGACGCCAAGATCAGCATTCTGAAAGACGTCAGTGGTGTCCTCAAGCCTTCCAG GCTGACTCTGCTTCTTGGTCCCCCGGGGTGTGGCAAGACAACCTTCCTAACGGCTCTTGCAGGCAAAGTTAACCCTTCTCTTAAG GTTACCGGGGGGATAACTTATAATGGGTACAAACTGGATGAGTTTGTTCCTGAGAAAACAGCAGCTTACATTAGCCAGTATGACCTGCACATACCTGAGATGACCGTGAGGGAAGCCATCGATTTTTCGGCACGCTGTCAGGGTGTTGGAGACAGAGCGG AGGTTATGATGGAAATAAGCAGAAGAGAGAAAGAAGCAGGAATTGTCCCAGATCCTGACATTGACACCTACATGAAG GCAATTTCAGTTGAGGGACAAGAACAAACTCTACAGACAGACTATGTACTCAAG ATCCTTGGACTTGATATCTGTGCTGATATAATGGTTGGTGATGCAATGAGAAGAGGAATTTCAGGCGGCCAGAGGAAAAGGCTGACTACGG GGGAGATGATCGTGGGTCCTACCAAAGCTCTATTTATGGATGAAATCTCAACTGGATTAGACAGCTCCACAACCTTTCAGATTGTCACCTGTCTCCAGCAATTGGTGCACATTACAGATGCAACTGCATTGGTTGCCCTTCTTCAGCCAGCACCAGAAACCTTTGATCTATTTGATGATGTGATATTGATGGCAGAAGGAAAAATTGTGTACCATGGTCCTCGCGGTGATGCGCTTAAGTTTTTTGAGGATTGTGGTTTCAAGTGCCCAGGAAGAAAGGGTGCTGCAGACTTCCTCCAGGAG GTTATCTCCAGAAAGGATCAAGCTCAGTACTGGTACCGCACAGACCTTCCATACAATTATGTGACAGTGGATCAATTCTGTGCAATGTTTAAATCAAGTACGGTGGGAAAGAAACTGCAGGAGGAGCTCTCAAAGCCAAATAATAAATCCCAGTTCCATAGCAATGCCTTATCATTTCATGTCTATGCTTTGGGCAAATGGGAATTATTTAAGGCTTGCATGGATAGGGAGTTGCTTCTCATTAAGCGAAATGCATttgtatatattttcaaaacGACACAG CTCGTCATCATTGCTTGCCTGACAATGACAGTATTTATACGTTCTCGAATGGCAGTGGACTTGgttcatgcaaattattacatGGGTGTTCTATTTTATACACTAGTCAGACTGATGACCAATGGAATATCTGAGCTATCCTTAACCATTTCAAGACTTCCTGTGTTCTACAAACAAAGAGACTTCTACCTTTATCCAGCATGGGCATTTTCTATTCCAGCTTCTATGTTGAAGGTTCCATTTGCCCTGCTCGAGTCTTTCCTGTGGACAGCAGTAACTTACTATGTGATTGGTTATGACCCACAAGTATCGAG GTTTTTCCGCCAGTTCCTTCTGCTATTTGCTCTGCATCAGGCATCATCAACCATGTGTCGTTTCATTGCCTCAGTTTGCCAAACACTTGTTGTTGCAACTAGTAATGCTTTTCTGGTTCAAGTGCTAACTTTCCTGTTTGGAGGCTATATCATTCCACGAA CCGAACTACCATCCTGGCTTAAATGGGGTTTCTGGGTGACTCCCATGTCATACGGAGAAATAGGCATATCAGTAAATGAATTTCTTGCTCCACGTTGGCAAAAG GTTCAAATGGGAAACTCAACTTTAGGGAGGGCAATCTTAACTAATCATGGGTTGGACTTTGAAGATTACATGTACTGGGTGTCAGTAGGGGCACTGTTTGGGTTCATGATACTTTTTGACATTGGATTTGCCTTGGCCTTAACTTACTTAAACC CTCCTGGGACATCTAGAGCCATAATTTCTAAAAAGAAGTTGGCTGAACTAACAGAAGATAGTAGTaggcatgtgcatgtgcatgtggaGAATGCACCAACAGTAGCTGCTGCATCCCAAACTGTTGCAGAAACAAGAAATG GGAGGATGGTCCTGCCGTTTGAGCCATTGGCGATATCATTTAAGGATGTGCAATACTTTGTTGACACCCCTCCG GAAATGAGAGAACGTGGTTTTCATGAGAAGAAACTTCAGCTGCTCCATGACATTACAGGAGCATTTCGTCCTGGAGTCCTTACAGCACTAATGGGTGCCAGTGGGGCTGGGAAAACAACTCTCATGGATGTTCTTTGTGGAAGGAAAACTGGAGGGACCATAGAAGGAGACATAAGAATTGGAGGGTACCCCAAAGTCCAAAAGACATTTGCTAGAATAGCAGCCTACTGTGAGCAGACTGATATACATTCTCCACAGGTCACTGTAAAAGAATCAGTGATATTCTCAGCTTGGTTGCGGTTATCCCAAGAGATTGATCGAGGAACAAAAGCT AGATTTATTGAAGAAGTAATTGAAACTGTGGAACTTGATGATATTAAAGATTCTTTAGTTGGGATTCCCGGCCAAACTGGTCTATCCACAGAGCAACGTAAAAGGCTCACAATTGCTGTGGAGCTTGTTTCGAACCCATCAATAATATTTATGGATGAACCAACTTCAGGTTTAGATGCAAGAGCAGCTGCAATTGTCATGCGAGCAGTGAAAAATGTGGTCGGAACAGGAAGGACAACTGTTTGCACCATCCACCAACCAAGCATTGACATATTTGAGGCATTTGATGAG TTGATTTTAATGAAAAGAGGAGGACTGATTATCTATTCTGGAATATTGGGTACTCATTCAAATAAACTTATTCAGTACTTTGAG AGCATTCCTGGTGTCCCAAAGATAAAAGACAATTATAATCCAGCAACATGGATGTTAGAAGTTTCATCAACATCAATGGAAGCAGAACTTGGTGTGGATTTTGCAGATATTTATAATGAGTCATCTCTGTGCCG GGAAACCTTAGAAGTGGTAAAAGAGTTAAGTGAACCACCACCAGGTTCAAGAGACTTGCACTTTCCTTCTCGATTTCCACAAAGTGGTTGGGAACAATTTAAGGCATGCTTCTGGAAACATTCTCTATCTTATTGGAGAAGCCCTAAGTACAACGTGGTgcgttttgtgtttatgattgcTATAGCAATTTTGTTTGCGGCAGTCTTTTGGCAGAAAGCAGGCAAAAT AAACAACGAGCAGGATCTGTCCATTATACTCGGATCAATGTATATCGCTGTCATATTCTTGGGTATAAGCAATTGCTCAATGGTTCTACCGTACGTTGATATTGAGCGCACAGTTTTGTACCGGGAAAAATTTGCTGGCATGTACTCATCTAGGGCCTACACGCTTGCACAG GTGGCCATTGAAGTACCTTACGTACTAGTGCAGGCGTTTTTGTATGTAGCCATCACATATCCAACCATGGGATATGCCTGGTCAGCTTACAAGGTGTTTTGGTTCTTCTATGCAACAttctgtacatttttgtacttcaCATATCTTGGGATGCTAATGATGTCAGTGAGCCCAAATGTCCTAGTTGCTTCTATCTTGTCAACTGCAGTCTATACCATACTGAATCTTTACTCAGGATTCCTTATGCCAGGACCG AAAATGCCGAAGTGGTGGGTTTGGTTGTACTGGATTTGTCCTACAGCTTGGTCGCTCAATGGCCTCCTCACGTCACAGTATGGAGACGAGGACAGAGTAGTTACAATATTTGGGGAACCGAAGACAATTAGCGCCTTTCTAGAAGATTATTATGATTTTCGACATGATCGTTTAGGTCTTGTGGCTGTGGTTCTTATTATTATTCCAGTTGTTTTTGCTTGTCTTTTTGCACGTAGCATAGCAAAGCTAAATTTCCAAAAGAGGTAG